Proteins encoded together in one Vigna angularis cultivar LongXiaoDou No.4 chromosome 5, ASM1680809v1, whole genome shotgun sequence window:
- the LOC128196702 gene encoding uncharacterized protein LOC128196702 — translation MEDQRIFHQRWQTSTVTTSRTWSLATTVPRASPSPVGTSAYGTPSPPPPSAAWSSMPSAAAPALATLRDWTCTPRDTTTNDTDKLQELKSLVKELLKEDEIEKEEESMTQRREVASKVRTQLRRRKRRGPIETQIFNAVNYGASSRYAERSDTYSERHHHQSKQQHRHKMKPNNEYLLNLAEVKADTETKKKEDKLQELKSLVKEFLKEDEIEKEEESMTRRREVASIVRLLAKQDLEVCSLMFNV, via the exons ATGGAAGATCAGAGGATCT TTCACCAGAGATGGCAAACTTCCACCGTAACAACGTCTAGAACGTGGTCCTTGGCCACCACCGTTCCAAGAGCATCTCCGTCGCCGGTGGGCACTTCCGCCTATGGCACTCCCTCTCCACCACCTCCTTCCGCCGCCTGGTCTTCAATGCCGTCAGCTGCGGCGCCAGCTCTCGCTACGCTGAGAGATTGGACATGTACTCCGAGAGACACCACCACCAATGACACAGACAAACTCCAGGAGTTGAAGAGCCTAGTGAAGGAGCTTCTAAAGGAAGATGAgatagagaaagaagaagaatcaatGACGCAGAGAAGAGAAGTTGCTTCGAAAGTGAG gacccaattgagacgcagAAAAAGAAGGGGACCTATTGAGACGCAGATCTTCAATGCCGTCAACTACGGTGCCAGCTCCCGCTACGCCGAGAGATCGGACACATACTCTGAGAGACACCACCACCAATCGAAACAACAACACCGGCACAAGATGAAGCCGAATAACGAATATCTGTTGAACTTGGCGGAGGTTAAAGCTGACACGGAAACGAAGAAGAAAGAGGACAAACTCCAGGAGCTGAAGAGCCTAGTGAAGGAGTTTCTAAAGGAAGATGAgatagagaaagaagaagaatcaatGACGCGGAGAAGAGAAGTTGCTTCGATAGTGAGGTTGCTAGCCAAACAAGATTTGGAAGTATGCAgtttaatgtttaatgtttaa